ACCCGTTGAGCAAGGGGCACTGCTCGGTGGCGAACAGCCCACCCAAGGCAGGCAACCCCAGGGCGGGCTGGCCGGTGGCGAGGCCGTTGAAGGTGATGCTGAGGGCTCGCCACAGGTCGCTGTGGGTATCGTGAGCGCTGCGGCGCACGGCACGCTCGCGCAGCCAGGTGAGGCTGTAGCCTTGCCAGTAGCGTTGCTGCTGCTCTTTGGTGGAGTCGGGCGTGAAGATGAGCGAGCGGCCCGTGCTGGGGTCGGTGCGGTCTTCTACCGTGGCCAGGAAGATGAAGCGGTACACCAAGCTGAGCAATTCTTCGAAGAAGGCCTGCTTGGTGGCGCTGCTGGTGTCGGGGTGTTGCAGTTGGGCGCGCAGGTCGGCATTGGCCGGGTGGCTGACGAATCCGGTGCCCAAGCTACGCAAGGCCTTTTCCACTTGGAAGCGCAGGTTCATGCGAACCGTTTCGCCGCTCTTTTGGCCGGCGTTGCGCCACCGCTCCCAGGGGCAGTCGGTGGGTTCGGTCGCGGTGCCGCTGGGCAGGGTTTTGCCAAAGCGGCTGGCGTGGGCAAGCAACCAGAAAGCGGTGAAGTCGGCGTACAGCTCTTCGGTGAAGATGGCCTCGAGGTCCACCTCCACGTAGGCCGGGCGGGTCAGGCTGGGGTTGTCGCGCAGGATGCGCAGCTTCAGCCCGTTGGTGACGATGGCCCACAGCGCTTTGTCAGAGGCGTTGAGCGCCTCTTGCGCCAGCATGTAGGGGCTGCGTTTGCGGGTGCGGCCGGTCTCGGGGTTGGTGTCACCAAAGCGTTCGGCGGCTTGGTCCAGCGGTTGGTCGTGGCCGGCCATGATGACGGGCAAGCGGCCACCCAAGGCGGCATGGCCTATGTTGTAGGCTTGCTGGCCACTGGTTGCTGCCACGCTGCTCACACTGGTGAGGTCGCCCATGCCCAACACGTGGCGACACAGGGGCAGCAACCAACCGAATTCGGTGACCTGGTGGGCGCGAGCGTCTTGCCGTATGCGCTGCTGCTGGAAGTCTTGCCACAGGTGCTGGGCAATTTTGAAATGGCGCGCGATTTCATCGCGCAGCTTCAGACCTTTGGGGATGTCGTAATACGCCTCGGTCTGCTCGGTGGCCTCGGGCGCAGCCAGGGCGGTCAAGCGGGTGAGCTCTTCGGCCGGAATCAGGCCGCCCTCGATTCGGATGGCGGTGTAGGCCAGTTGGGTGGCGGTGCGCTTGGTGGGGCGTGACATGAAGGCGTGGCAAAGATTAGGTGCACAGCCAGGTGCGGTAGTCCATCAAGTCCACGCAAGTCCAGCCCTGTTGCTGCAGGGCCTTGCGGTGGTCGGCTGAGAACCGTGGGGCGTAGAGAGCTTTTTCCTGCTTCCAGTATTTGAAGCGTTTGCCACTGCTGGTGGCCAGAAAGTCGTGGATGTGCTGTTCGGTTTTGGCCAATGAAGCGCGGTCGTGTTTGGTTTCCGAACGCTTGCAGCTGCCAAATCGCACGGTTTGGTTGTCGTTGTTGACGGCAACGATGTCGATTTCAATCAGCCTCGTCGAGTCGCGGGGGCGGTTCCAGTAGCCCGTGACCATGTCGGTCAAGGCAAAATCCCCCACATCCCGGCGTGAGGCTTCGGCCATGAGTTTGCGCACCATGCGCTCAAACACATGCCCTTCGTGGGTGGCCAGTTTGCTGGACGTGATGGTCAGGGCCCTGGCAAGGGGCTGCACCCTGGCGGCTTGTACCCCCGGCTCTACCGCCGCCAACCAGGCGGCCAGAAAGTTGTCGCTTATTTGGTAGCGTGCCTGGCGACTGCCGGTGGTTTGGGCAAACACGGGTTGCTGCCGTTCAATGAGCCGGTAGCGGTCAATCAGGGTATTGAGGTAGTTGGCAATGGGTTTTTCGTCGCCAGTGCTGTGCTGGTAGGCGTCGCTGAGCTGCTGGTGGGCACACGGCTGCTGCTGGGCCAGCAGGCGCAGGATGGACACGCTGGCACCACGCAACTCTCGCATGAACCAGGTACCGGCTTCTTCGGCCAAGGGGGCCGAGGCGGAGAAGAACAAGGCTTGGACGGCCCGCATACCCAGGTGCGGCTGCGAGGCTTGGGCCTGGTCGGCAAAAACGTTCTGATTGGAGCAGTCGCGGTAGAACTTGGGCACTCCCTCGAACAGACCCCACAAACTCAGCCAGTCTTCGGGCTCGGTCACGTACTGGTCATCAAACACGTCGAACAGGGTACGAAAGTCCCAGTGGTCGAGCGCCATGCGGTCGGTCACCCGCGCGTAGAGCGGGGAGCCGCGGTCTTCGAGCAGCGCCGTCATTTCGGTGTGGATGGAGCCTAGGACAAAGACACCGCCTTGGGCACTACCGGTGAGCTGGTCCACCTCGGCCTGCAGCAACGAGGTGAAAGCCGACAGCGACTTGCGGTTGAAATACTGGAACTCATCCAGGATGACGACCCAGCCAGCACGGCACAGGACACCGATAGCCTTGGCCATGTCCGAGAACCGGCGCAGCTGGGCCGGCTGGACCTCAGGGGGTAAACCCAGTGGGGCCGCGGCTTTGAGCGCATCGGCAAACACCGAGACGACGTCGCGCTCGTCACTGTCGGGGACTTGCAGGTACACCGCCTGGCGGGCCTGTGGTAACGATTGCAAGGCTTCGCGGATGAGCGACGTTTTGCCAATCCGACGTCGACCGCTGATGGCGCAAAAGAACCAGCGGGGCTGAGACAGCAGCTTGCGCATGCTCTGCAGCTCGGTGTTGCGGCCGTAAAATTTCCAGGTCATAGATTAAGATGATTTGTTTATTGCTATTTGATTTTCGGCTATATTTATTTATTTATCAATGGTTTATTAAGTAGGTTCACGCGTCGGTTGTGCTGGCACCAGCACATAAACCCCCATCACATCCACCGGCAAGCTGGCGGTGACTTGGTAGCTGCCGCGGGCCTCGGCGGCTTCACGCACGCGTCGGTGGTCGGCCAAGAGGGCTTGAGCACGGGCTTTGGCGATGTCTTCCAGGGCGCCCTGCCAGCCGGGCAGGCTCTCGACCGCTTGCTGGATGTGGCGGTCGCGAATAACGGGGGGCATGTTGCGAACGGCTTCGGTACCCAGCAAGGTACGGGCTTCGTTGAGACTGAGTTCAGCCAGACCCGCTGTGCCCGCTGCACTGACAGCCACGGTTTCTTCACACAGCATGAGCCGGGTGTTGCCTTCGCGGGTGACGCTGAGCTGGTGACGCAGGCGCAGCAGCAGCACCGTGGTTTTGAGCGTGACGTTGCCCACAAAGGCGGCGCCTGCACGGGCCACGCCATCGGCGTCCTCGTTCTGGCTGTCTAGAGCCTGCTCCAGCAGGGTATCGGCCAAGGCCGCCACCAACGGGTGGGTGCGCTGGATGAGCACAGCACCTTGGGCGGCAGGTTGTTTGAAGTCGATACGGATGGTGCCCGCCATGCCTTCGGCAGCCAAGCGTTCTTTCAAGGCAAGTGGTAACTCGCCCAGCGGCGCCTTGAAGTGGCTTTTGTAGGCTTCCAGACCTGCGCCGAGTTTGGACATGGCGCGGATGACGAAGCGTTGAACCTCTTCTGGTCCGCCCAGTACGGCTGCGGACTTGCGCCATTCGGGCAGCACGTCTTCTGGCTTCAAGCGGCGCTGAGCAAAGATGGAGCGGTTCTTGGCGGCCTTTTCGCGGGCGCTTTGCCAGGCCGTTTCAATCTGCTGTGCAGGCTCGCCAAAATCAAAGCCGATTTGGGCTTGCTTCCCCACCGTGTTGTGCTTGCGCAGCAGCACGGCGTTGAGCAAAGCCTGGGTGAGCTTGCCTTCGTCGTCGGGCATGGGCACCAACACACCCAGCTCTTTGCGGATGCTCTCAGCCTTGCGCAGGATGACCTGAAGCACCGCGCCATCGACCGGGTTGTCTTCGCCGTACAGCATGGTGCTGCGCACCTCTTTGGCCTGCTGACCAAAACGGTCCACACGGCCCTCCCGCTGTTCGTGGCGGGTGGGGTTCCAGCTCAGGTCGTAGTGCACCACCGCCGTGAACAGGCTTTGGAGGTTGATACCCTCCGACAAGCAGTCGGTGGCGACCAGGATGCGTTGCTCGGTGTCGCCCAGTTCGGCCACTGCGGCTTCGCGTTCGCCAGGGGTGAGTTCACCGGTCACGGCCTTGACCGTGGCATGTTTGAACTTGCCCCGAAGGAAATCGGCCAGGTAGTGGGCTGTGGCGATGTAGCGGCAGAACACCACGGGCTGGAAGCCTTCTTTGACCAGGCCTTGCAGGTGGTCGTAGAGCTTGGCCAGCTTGGGGTCGTTGGCGGCGCCGGCCAGTTTGTCGGCGGCGGCAATGAGGTCTTGCAAACGGGCGGTGTCTTCGGTTTGGGCTGCTGGTTCGATGTCGTCGGTGGACAAGGCGTCGTCTAGGCCGTCCATGACACGTTCGCTGGCTTGGGCTTCCAGCTCCTCCAACGACAGGTCGTCATCCTCTTGCTGGCCACTTTTGAGACGGGTACGCAAGGCGTTGACCGCTGCTTGTGGCGATGAGGAAATGCAACGCAACAGGGCCAAGGCGGCCCACCAGTTCATGCGCTGTTCGCGCTGGCCTTTGCCTTCAGACCGCTCCACCAGCTCGCGGGCGTAGTCGAGCACATCATTGAACAGTTGTCCCCAAGCACCCGTCAGGCGGTAGGTGATTTCCGCTGTCTTGCGGTCGGGGAACATGCTTGAGTCCTGCCATTCGGCAATGTCCGGGCGGCGGCGCTGGACGAAATGGCGCGACAGGTCTTCGCGCAAGTCGGTACGGGCGCTAGGCGGCAGGTCTTTCAGCTGGGTGAAATCGGTACGCAACAGGCCCAACAGGTTGAAGAAGGCGTCTTCGTCGCCGCTGTGTGGTGTAGCGGTGAGCAGCACCATGTGACGCTGGGTGTTTTCAGCGAGGCCTTTGAGCAGTTGGTATCGCTGCTGACGACCCTGGCCCCCTTGGGTGCAGGTGTGGGCTTCGTCCACGATGACGAATTCAGGGCAGAAGCGCTGAAACGCCTCGCGGCGGCGTTCGGACTTGATGTAGTCCAGACTGACCACGGTAAAGGGGTGGGCGTCGAACACCGATGTGCCCGGGGGCAGGTCTCTTTCCAGCCGGGTAGCGGAGCTGGTTCGCACCACCACGGCCTGGATGTGGAAGCGTTCTTCCAGTTCGCGTTGCCACTGTTCGCACAGGTGGGGCGGGCACAGCACGGCCATGCGCTGGATTTCGCCACGGTCGAGCATTTCGCGGGCAATCAGGCTGCCCTCGATGGTCTTGCCGATACCCACGTCGTCGGCAATCAGCAGGCGTACGGTGCTCTGCTTCATAGCCATCAACAGTGGCACCAACTGGTAGGCACGGGGTTCCACCGCGATGTTGCCAAAACTGCGGAACGGGCCAGCACCACTGCGAAGCTTGAGCTGCAGGGCGTCCATCAACAACTGGCTGGCCGAGTGGTTACGGGCTTGCTCGACCGTGGGCCATGGAAAGGTGGCCGGACCGACAGGTTGGCGCTCCAGCGGCAGGTAGATGAGGGACTCGTCTTTTTCGCCGCCACCCAGTGGGCGAAGGCGCAAAGTGTCGGTGGTGGATTCGGGCAGCACTATCCATTCGCGGCCACGGGCTGAGACGAGATTGCCAGGGTAAAACTCAGCAACGGGGGCGTTCATTCAGGTTGCTCAGGTTCAGTTGTTCATGCCAAGACCAAACAGGTCAGCGTTGGCTTTGAAGATGGAAGGCCACTGCTCTTGTTCTTTGGGAAACCGCACGACTATAAGCCCCAAGTCTTCCAGTTTGCGGTTGGCTTCAGCATCCTTGGCCTTTTGGCTGTCGGAGTCGTGGTGGGGGCCGTCGATGAATACCGCTAGGCTGTAGTCGTCGTAATAAAAATCGGCATTGACCCCGGCAGCGGTCAGTGTGTGCTGCGCCCGGTCGGGCTTGAGGTAGCCGTGTGCCTCCACATGAGCAAGCCAGGCCTTTTCCAATGAGCTGGAAGACGAGCGTTCTAGCTCCGCGCTGTGTTGCTCAGGCGCACGGCCCTGGGAGCCTAGCGCCGAGGTGGATTCGGTCAGCCGGCACAGGATGTCGAGCAATTGACCGCCAGCCTGCTTGTCCTGGCGGTCAATCAACGGATGGTCGGGCTGGTTGTAGTACGACAGCAGGCAGCGGTAGCAGCCTGCCTCGCACATCGGTTGACCGTGCTCGTCCAGTTCCTGGGTGAGTTCGGACTTCGTCCAACCCGTGCCTTCGGACCCCTTGCGAAAGTGCATGATGCTTAGCGCTTCTGCCGCTACCGCCCGCAGGGCTAGAGGTTCGGTGGCGATGCGCGTGAGGACGCCTGCGCCGCCCTCTGCCGCCTCGAAGAACAGAATCGATTGGCGGTTGCTGCGCCCGGGCAGCGGCTCAGCCACGAGTTCGCTTTCCTCTAACTGATAGACCGCCTCAATGCCGCGCTTCAAGGCGTACTGCAAGGTGGTCATGGTGGACTCTTCCAGCACACCCAAACGGTGGTGCGGCATCACCACCAGGATGTTGCGGCGGTCTTCCACGAAGGGCACGATGCGTTGGGGCGGGGTTTTATCTGGCGGCGCATCCTCGCCTTCACCATCTCCGGCTTCGTTTTCGCCACCGACCCAGTGCCCGGTGACAGGGTTAATCATGAACCCGAGAACCTTTTTGTCCTTGCGCCGCTTCCAGCCGTAGTTCATACGCCAGATGGTCGCCGCAGGGCCGTACTGGAGCTCCAGCAATGGGCCTTGCTCATCGGAGACGATGGAAGTGACCATTTGCAACTTACCGTCGGCCTGAGCGAACTGCAGGGTGGTCTGCATTTCGTAACCCTGGCGCATCCGCTCTTCTTCGTTGGCGGTGATGCGCTCCGCCCGCTTGGTGGAGACGTTTTCGATGCGGTAGAGGTTCTTGACCTCTTCTGCGCCGTCCAAGGATGCGCCACAGGACACACAGCGGTCGGCATCCCGCTGGGTACGGAAATGGCCATAACCACACATGGGGCACAAGCGCGCCACCTCGGTGGGCAACTTGGCGCCGTCGGCCACCTGGTCCTGCCCACTGATGGTGAGCAAGGCTTTGGTGACCCTGTACTGGCTGCCTTCGTGATAAATCAGGCTGTACGGACCAAATTCGCTCAAGGCTAGGAAGCGGGGGCGAGACAGGAAGCTCTCGCGCCCGATGTTGCCGCGGCGAGCCGGAATGTAGGCCATCAGCGGCAGGCGTGGGAAGTTGTATCCCGGCAGGAAACCCTGACTGGCCAGGTAGCGGTAGGTGTAGAAATCGCTGTTGAAGGCGCTGTCACCTGCCAGCA
This sequence is a window from Serpentinimonas maccroryi. Protein-coding genes within it:
- a CDS encoding ATP-binding protein, yielding MTWKFYGRNTELQSMRKLLSQPRWFFCAISGRRRIGKTSLIREALQSLPQARQAVYLQVPDSDERDVVSVFADALKAAAPLGLPPEVQPAQLRRFSDMAKAIGVLCRAGWVVILDEFQYFNRKSLSAFTSLLQAEVDQLTGSAQGGVFVLGSIHTEMTALLEDRGSPLYARVTDRMALDHWDFRTLFDVFDDQYVTEPEDWLSLWGLFEGVPKFYRDCSNQNVFADQAQASQPHLGMRAVQALFFSASAPLAEEAGTWFMRELRGASVSILRLLAQQQPCAHQQLSDAYQHSTGDEKPIANYLNTLIDRYRLIERQQPVFAQTTGSRQARYQISDNFLAAWLAAVEPGVQAARVQPLARALTITSSKLATHEGHVFERMVRKLMAEASRRDVGDFALTDMVTGYWNRPRDSTRLIEIDIVAVNNDNQTVRFGSCKRSETKHDRASLAKTEQHIHDFLATSSGKRFKYWKQEKALYAPRFSADHRKALQQQGWTCVDLMDYRTWLCT
- a CDS encoding helicase-related protein — protein: MNAPVAEFYPGNLVSARGREWIVLPESTTDTLRLRPLGGGEKDESLIYLPLERQPVGPATFPWPTVEQARNHSASQLLMDALQLKLRSGAGPFRSFGNIAVEPRAYQLVPLLMAMKQSTVRLLIADDVGIGKTIEGSLIAREMLDRGEIQRMAVLCPPHLCEQWQRELEERFHIQAVVVRTSSATRLERDLPPGTSVFDAHPFTVVSLDYIKSERRREAFQRFCPEFVIVDEAHTCTQGGQGRQQRYQLLKGLAENTQRHMVLLTATPHSGDEDAFFNLLGLLRTDFTQLKDLPPSARTDLREDLSRHFVQRRRPDIAEWQDSSMFPDRKTAEITYRLTGAWGQLFNDVLDYARELVERSEGKGQREQRMNWWAALALLRCISSSPQAAVNALRTRLKSGQQEDDDLSLEELEAQASERVMDGLDDALSTDDIEPAAQTEDTARLQDLIAAADKLAGAANDPKLAKLYDHLQGLVKEGFQPVVFCRYIATAHYLADFLRGKFKHATVKAVTGELTPGEREAAVAELGDTEQRILVATDCLSEGINLQSLFTAVVHYDLSWNPTRHEQREGRVDRFGQQAKEVRSTMLYGEDNPVDGAVLQVILRKAESIRKELGVLVPMPDDEGKLTQALLNAVLLRKHNTVGKQAQIGFDFGEPAQQIETAWQSAREKAAKNRSIFAQRRLKPEDVLPEWRKSAAVLGGPEEVQRFVIRAMSKLGAGLEAYKSHFKAPLGELPLALKERLAAEGMAGTIRIDFKQPAAQGAVLIQRTHPLVAALADTLLEQALDSQNEDADGVARAGAAFVGNVTLKTTVLLLRLRHQLSVTREGNTRLMLCEETVAVSAAGTAGLAELSLNEARTLLGTEAVRNMPPVIRDRHIQQAVESLPGWQGALEDIAKARAQALLADHRRVREAAEARGSYQVTASLPVDVMGVYVLVPAQPTREPT